A stretch of the Balneolales bacterium ANBcel1 genome encodes the following:
- a CDS encoding thioredoxin family protein, translated as MKHPIISILIVSLTVFALLGAGSLSDGGPTVGERAPDFTLTDAAGETHSLSDYEGQFVVLEWLNHECPFVVKHYGSGNMQMLQEHYRDQGVVWFSIISSAPGKQGYMEPDEAVQVTSEKNARPTAVLLDPEGVTGRAYDARVTPHMYIINPDGVLEYMGAIDDNPSANPADIEGARNFVSEALDLLLDGGSPEVTSHPPYGCTVKY; from the coding sequence ATGAAACATCCCATCATCAGTATCCTGATCGTCTCATTAACCGTATTTGCATTGCTGGGAGCGGGCAGCCTGAGCGATGGCGGTCCCACAGTTGGCGAACGCGCCCCTGACTTCACCCTCACCGATGCAGCCGGAGAAACACACTCTCTCTCCGATTACGAAGGTCAGTTTGTTGTTTTGGAGTGGCTTAACCATGAATGCCCGTTTGTTGTCAAGCACTATGGGAGCGGAAACATGCAGATGCTGCAGGAACATTACCGGGATCAGGGCGTCGTATGGTTTTCCATCATCTCCTCGGCACCCGGCAAACAGGGTTACATGGAACCAGACGAAGCGGTTCAGGTCACCAGCGAAAAAAATGCCCGACCCACCGCAGTACTGCTTGACCCCGAGGGCGTCACCGGCCGGGCCTATGACGCACGCGTGACGCCACACATGTACATCATTAATCCGGATGGTGTTCTGGAGTACATGGGTGCCATTGATGATAACCCCTCCGCCAACCCCGCCGACATTGAAGGGGCTCGCAATTTCGTGAGCGAAGCCCTGGATCTCCTGCTGGATGGCGGAAGTCCGGAGGTGACAAGCCATCCCCCATACGGTTGCACTGTCAAATATTGA
- a CDS encoding MarR family transcriptional regulator, producing the protein MYEANQTSTSRFRNNRHKAVANILYTYNTVTSRLQRILGEKNLTLQQYNLLRILARLHPEPACNFAIRNQMFDSRSDVTRIVDRLIKEGLAVRKHCCQDRRKVDINITEKGLSLLEEMDRLNDKMDGIVSSLTHQELEELNRILEKVRSST; encoded by the coding sequence ATGTACGAGGCAAATCAAACATCAACCTCTCGATTTCGAAACAACCGCCACAAGGCTGTCGCGAACATCCTGTACACCTACAACACGGTAACTTCAAGACTGCAGAGAATACTCGGTGAAAAAAACCTGACGCTTCAGCAGTACAATCTCCTCAGAATTCTGGCGCGATTGCATCCCGAGCCGGCATGCAATTTCGCCATTCGGAATCAAATGTTTGACTCCAGGTCAGATGTAACCCGAATTGTGGACCGTCTGATCAAGGAGGGGCTGGCCGTCAGGAAACATTGCTGCCAAGATCGTCGCAAGGTAGACATCAACATCACGGAAAAAGGTCTTTCACTTCTTGAAGAAATGGACAGGCTGAATGACAAAATGGATGGTATTGTCAGTTCATTAACGCATCAGGAGCTGGAGGAACTGAACCGAATCCTGGAAAAGGTCAGATCCAGCACTTAA
- a CDS encoding UDP-2,3-diacylglucosamine diphosphatase, giving the protein MENRRNVDIVVLSDVHLGSFGCHSAELVAYLKSIKPRIIVLNGDLLDVWQFKKYYWPDTHMEVLKCIMGMLGDGTRVYYLTGNHDELLRKYSPFRLGGFHLADKVVLNIDGKKAWIFHGDVFDVTMQYSKFIAKLGGRGYNLLILLNKMINYVTMRTGKGRMSFSKRIKDSVKTAVKFISRFEITATDLAIEKGYDYVICGHIHRPNIETFTNKKGTVTYLNSGDWVENLTALEYHEKKWSIYRYPLDGNLLQQAEYKNRNTSEQLPISEFALFEESMEFDSIDDLGSLINHNILLNENEYVVTNGHQVPADNTR; this is encoded by the coding sequence ATGGAAAACCGTAGAAACGTTGATATTGTAGTACTGTCGGATGTGCATCTTGGCTCATTCGGATGCCATTCGGCAGAGCTTGTCGCCTATCTTAAAAGTATTAAACCCCGCATAATTGTATTGAACGGGGATCTGCTGGATGTTTGGCAGTTCAAAAAGTATTACTGGCCAGACACCCATATGGAGGTGCTGAAATGTATCATGGGAATGCTCGGAGATGGCACCAGAGTGTATTATCTGACCGGCAACCACGATGAGCTTCTGCGAAAATATTCCCCTTTCCGACTCGGCGGGTTTCACCTTGCCGACAAGGTAGTGCTCAATATAGACGGTAAAAAAGCATGGATCTTTCACGGGGATGTGTTTGATGTTACCATGCAATACTCCAAATTCATAGCAAAGCTCGGAGGACGAGGGTACAATCTTCTGATTTTGCTAAATAAAATGATCAACTATGTGACCATGCGCACCGGAAAAGGGCGGATGTCATTTTCAAAAAGAATTAAGGACAGTGTAAAAACCGCCGTTAAATTCATCAGCCGCTTTGAAATAACGGCAACCGACCTCGCGATTGAAAAAGGGTACGACTATGTCATCTGTGGACACATTCACCGTCCCAACATCGAAACGTTTACGAATAAAAAAGGAACGGTTACCTATTTGAACTCCGGTGACTGGGTGGAAAACCTGACCGCATTGGAGTATCATGAAAAAAAATGGTCCATATACCGATATCCATTGGACGGCAACCTGCTGCAGCAAGCCGAATACAAGAACCGTAATACATCCGAACAACTGCCAATTTCCGAGTTTGCGCTGTTTGAGGAGTCGATGGAATTCGACTCCATTGACGATCTGGGTAGTTTGATTAATCACAATATTCTGCTGAACGAGAACGAGTACGTTGTAACCAACGGCCATCAGGTGCCTGCGGACAATACCCGCTGA
- a CDS encoding NUDIX hydrolase produces MNAKESPRSLEEKRISSEKIFSGTLLHVYRDQARLPDGGSSVREWIDHPGASAVLPVFETGEVQLVRQFRYPLQEHFLEVPAGKIDPGEDPMVTAKRELKEEAGVRGNRWLSLGPFHPCIGYTNEVIHLYLAWELETFENHVDEDEFLEPVRLPFKEAVSMALNGELTDGKTVTNILRGAHWWKKHAPFPVDLP; encoded by the coding sequence ATGAACGCGAAAGAATCCCCCCGATCACTTGAGGAGAAACGGATCAGCTCCGAAAAAATATTCTCGGGAACCCTGCTGCATGTTTACCGTGATCAGGCACGTTTGCCCGATGGTGGATCATCGGTCAGGGAGTGGATAGACCATCCCGGAGCGTCGGCAGTACTTCCGGTGTTTGAAACGGGCGAAGTGCAGCTGGTACGGCAATTTCGGTATCCGCTTCAGGAACACTTTCTGGAAGTGCCTGCGGGAAAAATTGACCCGGGGGAAGACCCGATGGTAACTGCCAAAAGGGAACTGAAAGAGGAAGCGGGGGTGAGGGGAAATCGGTGGCTGTCGCTGGGGCCGTTCCATCCGTGCATCGGATATACCAATGAAGTCATACACCTCTACCTGGCATGGGAGCTTGAAACGTTTGAAAACCATGTGGATGAAGACGAGTTTCTGGAGCCCGTGCGATTACCGTTCAAAGAGGCTGTCAGCATGGCTCTGAACGGGGAACTCACTGATGGCAAAACCGTCACAAATATTCTCAGGGGTGCACACTGGTGGAAAAAGCATGCTCCCTTTCCGGTAGATCTTCCATGA
- a CDS encoding sigma-70 family RNA polymerase sigma factor has protein sequence MTAKLTEEEIKKQEEFNAEIIPHLDATYNYALRLTTDPNDAEDLLQDSIVKAFRFFSSFQKGTNARAWLYRIVKNSYINNYRKASRQPPKVDYDEIATYYETIRSEQSDTTDLQTRFYRSEYDDDFKKALDELPEDFRTPLLLCDVEDFTYEEISNMLDVPIGTVRSRLHRGRNLLKEKISDVAKKRGYLNN, from the coding sequence ATGACAGCCAAACTCACCGAAGAAGAGATCAAGAAGCAGGAGGAGTTCAATGCGGAAATAATCCCGCATCTGGATGCGACCTATAATTACGCGCTTCGCCTGACTACAGATCCGAATGATGCCGAGGACCTGCTACAGGACAGTATCGTCAAGGCATTTCGGTTTTTCAGCAGTTTTCAAAAGGGAACCAATGCCCGAGCATGGCTCTATCGGATCGTAAAAAACTCCTATATCAACAATTACAGGAAAGCGTCGCGACAACCCCCAAAAGTGGATTATGACGAAATTGCCACTTACTACGAGACCATCCGGAGCGAACAAAGCGATACGACGGATCTGCAAACCCGTTTTTACCGGAGCGAATATGACGACGACTTCAAAAAGGCTCTCGATGAACTTCCGGAAGATTTCCGAACCCCCCTCCTGCTCTGTGATGTCGAGGACTTCACCTATGAAGAGATATCCAACATGTTGGATGTGCCCATCGGGACTGTCCGTTCTCGGCTTCACCGTGGCCGCAACCTTCTGAAAGAGAAAATCAGTGATGTCGCCAAAAAGCGAGGGTATCTGAATAATTAG
- a CDS encoding glycosyltransferase family protein, with translation MKILYAIQGTGNGHISRARTFIPRLKQIADVDVLVSGSSSEVSPGVPVTYRVSGLGYRFGTDGGIDYAGSIRDFHPVTLVQDVHHLPVNDYHFVISDFEPVSAYACRIAGKMCFGLSHQASFLSQNSPRPPRKSLLGEAIFRHYAPCTHPVGFHFREYDQFIYPPVIRDEVRKLETPPCFEKQPVLIAGNGSASRPNPIGRRSHITVYLPAYDDLLLLKQFEQITDVDWHIFSKASTRSYEKGHMHVRPVSQKEYLESLKHCAGVICGTGFEAPSEALFLGKPLLTIPMRGQYEQWCNAAALELEGISVCRSIDRSFPDKLRNWLSHPNPKKIPFPDRTDDVIAHILAEYEKSRTRVATPSSSSHWQKHAELQSNPH, from the coding sequence ATGAAGATTCTTTATGCCATTCAGGGAACCGGAAACGGACACATCAGCCGTGCAAGGACATTCATCCCGAGGCTCAAACAGATTGCCGATGTTGATGTTCTTGTCAGTGGTTCCTCGTCGGAAGTATCTCCGGGGGTGCCGGTAACTTACCGGGTTTCCGGCCTTGGATACCGTTTCGGAACAGACGGCGGGATTGATTATGCCGGTTCAATTCGTGACTTTCATCCCGTTACATTGGTGCAGGACGTACATCACCTCCCTGTAAATGATTATCACTTTGTTATATCCGATTTCGAACCGGTCTCGGCATATGCGTGCCGAATTGCCGGCAAAATGTGCTTCGGATTGAGTCACCAGGCCTCTTTTCTTTCACAAAATAGCCCCCGTCCACCCCGCAAAAGCTTGTTGGGGGAAGCCATCTTTCGGCACTATGCGCCATGTACCCATCCCGTTGGTTTTCATTTTCGCGAATATGACCAGTTCATCTATCCGCCGGTAATTCGGGATGAAGTCAGAAAACTGGAAACCCCGCCCTGCTTCGAGAAGCAACCGGTGTTAATCGCTGGAAATGGCTCGGCAAGTCGTCCAAACCCGATCGGCCGCCGCTCCCATATCACCGTATACCTTCCCGCATACGACGATTTACTGCTTCTTAAGCAGTTCGAGCAGATCACCGATGTGGATTGGCATATTTTTTCGAAAGCATCAACCCGCAGCTATGAAAAAGGACATATGCATGTTCGGCCGGTTAGCCAGAAGGAGTACCTGGAGAGCCTGAAACATTGTGCAGGAGTAATTTGCGGAACCGGTTTTGAAGCCCCATCAGAAGCGCTGTTTCTTGGCAAACCACTATTAACCATCCCGATGCGGGGGCAGTATGAACAATGGTGCAATGCCGCCGCTCTGGAGTTGGAAGGCATATCCGTCTGCCGGAGCATCGACCGATCCTTTCCCGACAAACTGCGCAATTGGCTGAGTCACCCCAACCCAAAAAAAATTCCGTTTCCCGACCGTACCGACGATGTAATAGCACACATCCTGGCTGAATACGAAAAAAGCCGAACCCGCGTCGCCACACCCTCATCGAGCAGTCATTGGCAGAAGCACGCTGAGCTTCAAAGCAACCCTCATTAG